From a region of the Lactuca sativa cultivar Salinas chromosome 4, Lsat_Salinas_v11, whole genome shotgun sequence genome:
- the LOC128133366 gene encoding uncharacterized protein LOC128133366: MKHVKALQVNVPFVETMLKTLKYFNLLKGLFAARKDLAEVAEIILSELPEKKGDPGSIIIPCQFGNAFVTQALTDLGASINLMPFSFFKKLNLPEPRPVNMKIHLADKTTIHPLGVCEDLLIKVDKFIFPADFVVLDMEEDPEISIILGRSFLNTACAFN; the protein is encoded by the coding sequence ATGAAGCATGTTAAAGCCCTACAAGTCAATGTGCCATTTGTAGAAACGATGCTCAAAACACTCAAGTACTTCAACTTACTAAAAGGTCTCTTTGCTGCTAGGAAAGACTTGGCTGAAGTCGCAGAGATAATATTGAGTGAGCTACCCGAAAAGAAGGGCGATCCGGGGAGTATCATAATTCCGTGCCAGTTTGGAAATGCATTTGTCACTCAAGCGTTGACCGACTTGGGTGCAAGCATCAATCTGATGCCTTTCTCTTTCTTTAAGAAGCTGAATTTACCGGAGCCAAGACCGGTaaacatgaagatccatttggcagaCAAGACAACAATTCATCCACTaggcgtttgtgaggatcttCTCATTAAAGTCGACAAGTTCATATTTCCAGCAGATTTTGTGGTgcttgatatggaagaagaccccgaaatttcGATTATTTTGGGGAGGTCATTTTTAAACACCGCATGTGCTTTTAATTGA